ATGGCCTTCTTTATCTGCTCTATTCCGTAAATTATTAAACCGTCATCTTTAGCTAGATGATATTTTAGTTCTTCCAATAGTTTCTGTACCTCAACGTATTGTTGATTCTTTAACAGATCCTCAGCTTTCATGACCATTTCTCTCAATCCAACCTCGCCTTGATCAGATACATCGAATAAGGGCTGTAATATTAATTTCTTAACTCTATAGTCAACAAAATCTTCTTTATAGAAATCCTCCTTAGCATATCCAGGACCGCCTAACAAAATACCTTTCATCTTACCATTCTCTATAAAAGGTAAGAAGTACGTATTGACCTTTTCACCAACCTCCTTTAAAAAGTTATGATACATCTCATCAATTATTCTATCGATTCGTCGCTGGGATTGACCTCCCATCATGTGCTTTCCAGGCACAAAGCCTTCAATCTCCTCTAAGACCTCTATTCTTGTACCTTTAAGTAAGCCTATAGTAGCCTCATCTCTCTCAACTATTATTAAACCATATACTGCAGTATCCTCTATCATATCCTCTAAAAATTCTGTATGGAATTCCTTATCAGTTCTATAGAAGAATAATGGTACTTTATCTGGTGGGGAGAACATAAAACACTTAAAGTCCTCAGTATCAAAATTCTCTCCACAAAACATAACTAATCCATTTCCATCAACCTTAGGTATTTTATTTAACCTATCTATTGCAGCACCAATCGCTGATAATACAGCTTCCCTGGTTCTCTTTAGCTTTATGTTCTGCGCTATCGAATATTCTTGTCTAAGGAGGTTTACTACATCTGGAACTGGTCTCCCCGGAGGAATGTACAAGGACAAAAGCACGGTAGCAGGAGCCTTCCATTTTTTTAATTCCTTAAGCAGTGTCTTTAATTCTTGTTTATTTATAACGTATTCATCAAAGACTCATCCCTAATCATGTAGCATTATCACATCGCCTCTTAAAAAACTATCGTAAATAAAATCATATTTCTCTCAAATATTACACTGACAATTTAGTGCAAAACAGAATAACACATTGTCCCATAATGAAGTTATAAACTATTGAAAATTACATTACTCTTGTAAAGACATAGAAAAATGTAACATAACATGGTAAAATTTTCGAAAAAGTAAAGTTATATAATTATGTTTATATCTATGCTATGGGGTTTGAGTCTCACTGAATCTCATATACTTTGTATTCAACACTCAATTCTTGAAGTTCATCGAAGTAATGGTTATCTAATCATCCTTTTTCATCTCTCTTCGCAGGGAAATCCTAAAATTTTAACTTCCCTTACTCACTACTATTAGAGAATTAATTACCCGCATCTAAAGTGGGATGTAAAGATAAATTACGCTCGAAATATTCAAATTTTATCCTTTTATGGAAACTGTTTTCAACGGCATGACGGAATAGCACAAAATTATGATACTAAGGCCTATTTCTAGGTTCTTACTAAATCATCATTGAAATTTTTAATATTTATATCATTATACTATAACCATAGCTATCATTAATGCTGATAACAGTAGTTCTGGAGACATTGGCATCACACCATATAGCGTTGGTATTATTAAACCCATTATAGAACCAATATTCAAAGCTAAGCCAACCTTTCTAGAATCCTCACCCCTTGAAACTAAATATTTTGGAGCTAGACCCAATACACCTAAACCAAAGCTAGTAAAAATTAAAACCATCCAAGGAAAATAAAGGAACATCAATAAACAACTGATTAGAACAATAACAGAACTTAAAACCAAAACCCTCCTAATTCCAAAAAATTCACCAATTACTGGTAAAAAGACATAAACCGGAATAGACAACAGATAAGAAGGAAGAATTAACCAGGCTAAACCTAATCCCTCAAAAATACTTGGAATAATTTGTAAAACGAAAGCTGGAGACAGTGCGGAAATATAAATAAGGATAGAAGATAATTTAGGCAAAGATATAAAACTACGTTTGACCCATTTAAAATCTTCATTATTATCTAATCCCAGTAGCGATAATAACATTATAATAAATCCCACTATAGTTATATCATACCAATCCTTAAGGAATGCAAAAGCAAAATACCCCATAACCCAGCCAATAGACCAACCTGCAGTAGTTAAACCAACTAAGGCACTATTACCACTATTAACAGCACTCTCAACTGCATAGCTTGTTAATAAGCCAAATAATACACCGACAAAGAATCTAACTATCGCTAATATATTGAGATCTAGAAAATTTTGAAGAATGACTAGAAGTCCCAATAAAGGAAAACAGTATGCCACTGCATTGAACTTAAGTGATTGATATAAAAAAGAACCCATAATTCTACCCAAAAAAGGTAAGGCAACTATTGCAAATACCTCCCAATACGCCAGATTCATCGTCTTACTGAGCCAATTAACGAAAAACGAAGGATAAACTAAGACAAATGTGGGAATAGCGTAAGAGAAAATAGGCAATATAAACGATCTTAACCTAATTGGCATTAACCATCACCTCCCTGCTAATCTTTCTTAATGATATCATGTTTAGATTAAGTAAATCAACTACCTGAGAGAGAAGACTAAAACTATCTAATACTGATTTACGTAGCGGAAGCGAATGCTAGTTAAAGCATTTACAAACTTACTAATTAATCAAATGAATTTGAAGAGAAGCATATTGAAGCTAACAACTTTCAGAACTTCTTTGATATTAATTCTTATTTCAAGCAAATGAGATTTTTTCGTAACACTTTATAACTAAAAGGTGATGTAATATTTTTAGCTAATCAGAATATGTAGTCGTAAAACTTTATACCTAGTTATTATAAAGTAATGAATGTGCGGGGGTGCCCGAGCCAGGGCAAAGGGGGCGGACTGAGGCTCCGCTGGCGAAGGCCTGCACGGGTTCAAATCCCGTCCCCCGCATCTTCATCCCGTTAAAATATGAGCTAGTAAGAGTTCTATATTAGACGAATCTACTCTGTAAGATCCGTAATATTCCTCGTTGAAGGAAAACAAAAATACTCCGTCATTTTTTACATTCTTTTTTGATATGAGCGAATTTACTACTGCAAGTTGAAGGGAATTATATTCAGCATCTTCTTTTTTTACCATATTAATCACTAAAAAATTTCTACTATTTTCTTGCATATTCCACGTCATTATATACTCTAGTGTATTTTGAATTGAAAAATAATCAGTTATAAATACATTAAAAACTCTGTCACCTTTAATACTAGATATCTCTTCCTTAGATATACCAGCATACGTATCAATTATTATGTAATCGTATCCATTTAAGGGGACTTTACTCCAATCATTACATGCGAATACTGTAAAGCCTAAAACAAAGGATAGTTCACACTCCTTTATCCCTAATAACTTGGAAATTGTATGTAAATTATCTCTATCCAAAAACAATACCTTATATCCAGAGATTGAGATGATTCTAGCTAATGCAAATGCTATGGAGCTCTTACCTACGCCACCCTTTATTCCTAAGATTCTAATAACAGTAGTACTCAACTATTTCTCTCTATAGTACTTCAGATATATTTAATATTTTTTCTACTTGAAACTTAAAAACACATGAAGGTACTATATATTATCAATGAGTGTCATTGAGAAATTCGTTAAAGATATAGAAAAATCCAATGATTATGAAGAGATCAAGATGTTGGAAAACCTATGGATGAAAAAGATAACGAATTTCCCACAAGATATAAAAATAATTGAAGAAGAAGAAGGAGAAAAACTTCATTTATTCATACTTAAAGGAGCAGAAGCTATATTATTACATAAACCCACTAATATATTCTTATATATTACCAATTTAACGTCCGTAGAACTAGAAACATTAAGATATATCACTATAAGAAAAAAATGCAAGGAAGCAGATGACAATTTTGTAAGCCTTGCGTTTGAGTATATTAGCTTCAAAAATAAGGCGAAGATAGGAATGAGATAATGTAATAGGACACTAAGGCTAATAATCTCTTAGACCTTTCTTACATAATTAAATAACATATTTAGTCCTGAAAATTCTGAAATAATTAATCAATATGACTAAATGAACGTTATCTTAATGGTGGCTATTATAATTCGTTAACATCGTGAATATATGTAAACTTTCCGGAAAGTTTTAGACTAACTTCAGTCTTTGATAATGTGATAATAGACTAGAAATTTATTGGACTTTTAGTCAGTTATGTCAAATATAGTCCACGTTAAAAATCGCTAAAACAAGCAAGAAACAATTTATTTGTTGCAGAGTTACCTAAAGTTAAGCAAGCATTTTATATGCTAGTAAAAAATTTCCCATATGAAAGCACTTGTTTTTGATAAAAGTGGTATAGAAAACCTTAAAGTAAAGGAAATTGAAGAGCCTAAATTAGGTCCGCATGACGTATTAATAAGAGTAGTTAAATCAGGGTTAAACCCAATAGACTATTTTGTCGTAAATTACATACCAGTAAAACCAATGCCTCACATACCGGGAGCCGAAATAGCTGGAGTAGTGGAAAAGGTTGGAGAACACGTAAAGGGTTTAAACAAAGGCGATAAGGTAGTGGTTTATAATAGAGTATTTGATGGAAGCTGTGATTTGTGTTTATCTGGTAAGGAAATGTTATGCAGAAATGGAGGGATAATGAGTGTCGTAACAAATGGAGGTTGGTCAGAATACTTTTCAGTCCCAGATAAGAATGTATTCAAAATTCCGGAAAATATGAATTGGGATCTAGCTGCAAGTTTACCTGTAGCAGCACTAACTTCGTACCATGCATTAAGAGAATTAGAGATAAATCCCAATGATATAGTTGTAGTATTTGGCGCAAGTGGAAATACGGGAATTTTCGCAGTGGAACTTGCTAAAAAGTTCGGAGCTACTGTTATTGCAGTTTCAAGAAAGAATTGGTTAAAAGAAATAGGAGCTGACTATGTTGTAGGGTATAATGAAGTAGTGGAAAAAGTAAAAGATATAACTAGTGGGAAAATGGCTAATATAGTTATAAATTCTTTAGGTTCGTCGGTGTGGGACAAAAGCTTAGAAGTTCTAGGTTATGATGGCAAACTCGCATTTTTCGGAACACTGACTGGAGGAGAAGTAAAAGTAAACTTAAGCTCACTATACGGAAAACACATAAAATTAGTGGGGACTACTGGTGGGTCAAGGAAGGAATTAATGGAGTTAATAAACTTATGCAAGGATTGTAAGGTAAAAGTTTGGAAAACATATAGTCTAGAAGAAGGTGCAGAGGCAGTTAAACAAATAATGAGCGAAAATAGAGACGGCAGAATAATGTTACAAATCTCATCGCAACACTGAAGTAGGTTCCCTTATTAAATCTAACACGTATCTGATTAGATCGTTGATCTCTTTAGGTGGCTCAATATCCTTAAAATGTCTCTGGATAAGGGAAGGATAAAATGGGATAACAAATCTTGCAGACTATTGCAAGATCTCATCCCCTCTTATAAATTCTTCTAACCTATTTTCTTGACCCGCCAAAATTTTGTTTACAACTACTGCTATTACTTTCAAGAATCTAGCGTTAGTAGGTAGAGATAAGCCTAAGAGTTTTTCAGCATAACCCCTTACGAAATCGTTTAATAGAGAAGTGTAATTCAAAAATCTCTTTACTGGGATTTCATCTCCGCTAAGAACAAGAACTGTATTGTAAGTAAAATTTCTGAAGTTCTCCATAAATGCCTTAAGCTCAATTTCTGTTGCGAAATCATGAGGTAAAGACGAATGATCCACAATAACTAAATCGCTATCCTTTAATAATTTTCCATATAAGTATTTAAATGAATCGAGATCCACATTATTCACATCTTGTTCATTTGAAAAAGACATATTTACCACAGTAAGATTCCCTTTACTAACATAGAATAGCTCATTTTTACCCTTTAAAAATGAGAAAATGTTATTATTGACGCTATATATTCTACTTATTGTTCCCGAATAAGTTTTATCAATAAGTGTTACACAATAATAATTACTTAATTGTTTAGCAAGATAATATGCTACAGTCGATTTTCCAGAACCACCTTTAAAACCGACAACATTTATTCTTATCATTGAGTTTTATTATAACAAACTACCTTATAAAAGTATATCAGAAATATACCGCAATTATATTCTATTATTTTATATTAAAAGTTCTATAATGCATGAGATGTCATGTATAAATTTTTCGTATATGGTTAAATGTCCTAATTAACATAATTTTTTGCTTGACACATAAGAATTATTTGCTTGGCTTCCTTATACGATTTATTCTAATATCTTAAAAAATGAAAATATATCCTTAAAGTATCCGGAAAGAATCATTTGAAATCCTATTATAAATTGAATTAAATTCCATAATCTAGATCAAGATAAATTATTTCCTAGAAACTAACTAGATTCTAGGCTAATGTTACAGCTAGAAGGTATTGCATTAAATTAAGATTCCATGTGCTAGATTCAAATGATACCCTATCTATCTGTATAATACTATTTATTTTGTTATTACAATTTTATAAAGGCTTGTACAGTTTACCTCCTAGTAATTGAAATGTAAACTATTGTAAGTTTGCTTTAGATATTCAACACCATTAATATCAATAAAATAATGAAAATTGAGTTACATCTACAATGGGAATGGTTATAGGATATTGCTAAACTGATTCAAACTCATATAATAAGATCATTAGTATTATTAATTAAGTTATGTAAAATGGAGTCAAGCCTTTCGTACACGTAATTATTGTTAATCGGCTTGTAATTGTAAATTTTTTCATCGAAAGGAATAACAGCAACCATATTAAATTTCTCACTTTGATAAATTGATTTTGCAATACTCCTAGCCTCGTCCATGTCTTCAGGGATCGGTGGAACCATATTTATAGCTAATGCTTTGTAATTTACTGCATCCCTCCATAGTTGAGAGTACTTTATGGTAGAATTTAAAGAAGGAATATCACTTAAGTATACTGATTT
The nucleotide sequence above comes from Sulfolobus tengchongensis. Encoded proteins:
- a CDS encoding alcohol dehydrogenase catalytic domain-containing protein — protein: MKALVFDKSGIENLKVKEIEEPKLGPHDVLIRVVKSGLNPIDYFVVNYIPVKPMPHIPGAEIAGVVEKVGEHVKGLNKGDKVVVYNRVFDGSCDLCLSGKEMLCRNGGIMSVVTNGGWSEYFSVPDKNVFKIPENMNWDLAASLPVAALTSYHALRELEINPNDIVVVFGASGNTGIFAVELAKKFGATVIAVSRKNWLKEIGADYVVGYNEVVEKVKDITSGKMANIVINSLGSSVWDKSLEVLGYDGKLAFFGTLTGGEVKVNLSSLYGKHIKLVGTTGGSRKELMELINLCKDCKVKVWKTYSLEEGAEAVKQIMSENRDGRIMLQISSQH
- a CDS encoding transporter; its protein translation is MPIRLRSFILPIFSYAIPTFVLVYPSFFVNWLSKTMNLAYWEVFAIVALPFLGRIMGSFLYQSLKFNAVAYCFPLLGLLVILQNFLDLNILAIVRFFVGVLFGLLTSYAVESAVNSGNSALVGLTTAGWSIGWVMGYFAFAFLKDWYDITIVGFIIMLLSLLGLDNNEDFKWVKRSFISLPKLSSILIYISALSPAFVLQIIPSIFEGLGLAWLILPSYLLSIPVYVFLPVIGEFFGIRRVLVLSSVIVLISCLLMFLYFPWMVLIFTSFGLGVLGLAPKYLVSRGEDSRKVGLALNIGSIMGLIIPTLYGVMPMSPELLLSALMIAMVIV
- the prf1 gene encoding peptide chain release factor aRF-1, encoding MNKQELKTLLKELKKWKAPATVLLSLYIPPGRPVPDVVNLLRQEYSIAQNIKLKRTREAVLSAIGAAIDRLNKIPKVDGNGLVMFCGENFDTEDFKCFMFSPPDKVPLFFYRTDKEFHTEFLEDMIEDTAVYGLIIVERDEATIGLLKGTRIEVLEEIEGFVPGKHMMGGQSQRRIDRIIDEMYHNFLKEVGEKVNTYFLPFIENGKMKGILLGGPGYAKEDFYKEDFVDYRVKKLILQPLFDVSDQGEVGLREMVMKAEDLLKNQQYVEVQKLLEELKYHLAKDDGLIIYGIEQIKKAMEMGAVEALIIHEDASNSKELEKLAQDAENYGVKVFVIGDELPEGEWVKKTFNGVVGKLRYRIY
- a CDS encoding ParA family protein; this translates as MSTTVIRILGIKGGVGKSSIAFALARIISISGYKVLFLDRDNLHTISKLLGIKECELSFVLGFTVFACNDWSKVPLNGYDYIIIDTYAGISKEEISSIKGDRVFNVFITDYFSIQNTLEYIMTWNMQENSRNFLVINMVKKEDAEYNSLQLAVVNSLISKKNVKNDGVFLFSFNEEYYGSYRVDSSNIELLLAHILTG